Part of the Lysobacter enzymogenes genome is shown below.
TCGCCCGCGCTGCTACGCTTTGGCGAATCCCGAATCCCGAATCCCGAATCCCACCCAAACGAGCCCGCCATGACCGACTCCACCATCTTCGGCAAGATCATCCGCCGCGAACTGCCCGCGGACATCGTGTTCGAGGACGACGACCTGATCGCGTTCCGCGACATCGCGCCGCAGGCGCCGGTGCACGTGCTGTTCGTGCCGAAGACGCCGATCGCCACGCTCAACGATCTGCAGCCCGAGCAGGCCGCGGTGGTCGGCAAGCTGGCCTACGCCGCCGCCCAGTACGCCAAGCGCGAAGGCTTCGCGCAGGACGGCTACCGCGTGGTCATGAACTGCAACGAGCACGGCGGCCAGACCGTGTTCCAGCTGCACCTGCACCTGCTCGCCGGCGATCACCTCGGCCGCTTCGGCACGCCACGCTGAGCGCATCGGCGAACGCATCGGCTGACCCATCGACGACCGGCCGAACCGCAAAAACGACGAAGGCGCCGCAAGGCGCCTTCGTCGTATCCGCCGCGCGCCGGCTCAGCCGCGCGCCGCGCTCACCACCAGCCCCACCACGGCCACGGCGCCGGGCGTTCGATCACGTCGACCTGCTGGCGCACCGGCCACAGGTACACGACCTCGGCGTCGAGCTTGGGAAAGCGGTAGTCGTATTCGCCGATGCGGCGCGACTCGTAGCCGGCGATGCGGCCGGTGAAGGTCACCTCGCGGTTCTTCTCGAACAGCGCCGGGTCGTAGAAGCCGGTGCGGCAGGCGAGGAAGCGGCCGCCGGTGTCGTCGGTGGCCCAGTACGGCCGGCCGGTGTCGCCCAGGCGGGTCGAGATCATTTCGAAACAGGTGCGGTTGGACTGCGGTTCGACGCTGACGATGCGCCCGCCCCAGCGCACCAGCGAGCCGGTGGCATCGCGGGCGGCGGCGTCGGACGGGGTCAGCGCGGTAAAGGTCCCCTGCAGCGGCTGGGGCGCCGTGGCGCAGGCGCTGAGCAGCGCGACGCCGGCGGCTAACAAGGCAAGACGGAGCTTCATCGGGGTTCTCCTGTGCGGCCCGGGCGGTGCGCGCGTAAGGCCCGGACCAGTTCGTTGCGCAGTTCTCGGGCGTCGCGCCGCCCGGCTTGGCTGCCAGCGTACCGCCAATCGCTGAATTTTTGGCTGAGCCGCAGCAGCGCCACGGCCAGATCCGGCCGCGCCTTTCCGACACGTTCAGCCCAGGCCAGCGCCGGCTCGTGCGGCGCGCGCGCCAGGCCCAGGCGGCGGTAGCGCCGGTCGAGCGCGCGCCAGGCGCGCAGGACCGGGTCGCGCTGGCGTTCGCCGCGGCTGCTGAGCCAGACCATCCAGGCGCCGGCGAGGCTGGCGAACAGCACGAACAGCGCGATCAGGCGCGGGCCGTCGAGGCGGTCCACGCCGAGCGGCTGCAACAGCCGCTCCTGGCGGCTGGCGTCGAAGCCGAGCACGAAGTCGTTCCAGCCGCGCCGCGCCCAGTCGCCGAGGTTGAACAAGGGTGTGACCGCGCCGATCCCGCCGAGCAGGCCGCCGGCGCCGGGCGCGCGGTCGGCCAGGGTGTCGTAGATGCGTTCCGGCGCGACCGCCGCGGTCGGGTCGACCCGGGTCCAGCCGCGCCCTTGCAGCCACACCTCGGCCCAGGCGTGGGCGTCGGAGCGGCGCACCAGCCAATAGCCGCCGACCGGGTTGTAGTAACCGCCGGCATAGCCGGTGACGACCCGCGCCGGCACCCCGGCCGCGCGCATCAGCACCACGAACGAGGAGCTGAAGTGTTCGCAGAAGCCGGCCTTCTGCTCGAACAGGAACTCGTCGACCGAGTGCCGGCCGAGCAGCGGCGTGGCCAGGGTGTAGGCGAATTCGCGGTGGAACATCGCCAGCGCGCGCTCGGCGATCGCCGCGTCGTCGCTGCCGGCCTCGCGCCGCCACTGCGCGGCCAGCGCCAGGGTGCGCGGGTTGTAGCCCGACGGCAGCTCCAGCGCGGCCCGGCGCAGCTGCGGATGCAGGTCCATTTCGAACTTGCGCGGCGCCGAGGAGCGCAGGTGCCAGCGGCTCAGCGCGTTGAGCGGGCGCCGCGCGTAGATGCCGTAATCGTGGTTCAGGCGCGAACCGTCCGGCGCGTTCAACGGCAGGTCGAGGGCGACGAACTGGCGGTCGTCGGTCGGCTCGACTTCCAGTTCGTAGTCCCAGACCGTCGCCGAGGGCTGGAACGGCGGCGCCGGCAGCCCGCGGAACCAGCTCGCCTGGGTCCAGGCGCGGCCGTCGAAGTGCCACAGCACCGGCCCGCGCCAGTACATCTGCGAGGTCGGCGGCGCGGCGCCGTTGAAGCGCGCGCGCAGGGTCACCGTCTCGTCGTTCATCAGGTCGACCATCTCGCCCGGCGCCATCCGGTCGGACAGGCCGGGGCGGGCGAGGGCGCGGTCGGGCACGCCCCACAGCGGCGCGGCCAGGCGCGGGAACAGCCAGAACACCGCCAGCGCCAGCGGCAGGCCGATGCCGATCAGCCGCGTCACCGACCACAGCTGCTGCCGCGCCGACGGCGCCGGCCCGCGCGGCTGGCCCGGCGCGGCCAGGGTGTCGATTTCGGCCAGCCGCTGCAGCGCGACCAGGGCGAAGACCGACGCGGCCAGGCCCAGCGCCAGCGACAGCGGCCCCTGGTCGAGCAGGAAGGTCGCGAACGGGCCGAACAGGGCGAAGCCGATCAGGCTGCGCGCGTCGCGCAAGGTGTAGGTCTCCGCCGGCTTGATCGCGAACATCGCCGCCAGCAGCGCGCAGCCCGTGTCGCGCCCGAACGAAAACCGCGCCAGCACCAGCACCGTGCCGACCAGCGCCACCACCAGCACCAGCCGCAGCCAGGCCGGCTGCGCGCGCCGCCACGACAGCGCGCCGACGCCGAGGCCGGTCGCGGCGATGACCGCGGCGATGGTCGGCGGCAACTGCAGCAGCAGCGGCAACAGGCAGCTGGCGCCGGCCAGCAGCGCCCAGCGCCGTACGCCGGATTCCAGCGCGGCGGCCGGCTTGGGCCGCGCGAACGGGGACAGCGCCGACTCAGCCATGCGGCAGCAGCGCCAGCGCGCGCAGGCAGGCGTGACGATGGGCGGCGCCGTTGCCGGGGCCGAGCGCGGGGTGCCCCGGCACGCTGAGGCGATAACGGCAGCCGTCGCGCTCGGCCTCGTCGACCCAGCGCGCCAGCCGCGCTATCCGCGCCTCCTGGCCCAGGCCGTGCAGGCGCTGCCAGTCCAGTTCGACGTCGGCGCCGAGCGGCTGTTCGTACTCGCGCACCAGCAGGGTGTCGCGCCGCGCCGAATGCTTCCACGCGATCGCCCGGCGCGCGTCGCCGGGACGGTAGCTGCGCAGGTGGTGGACGTCGTCGCCGCTGGGGTGCACCCGGGTCACGGTCTGGTCGCCGCCGCCGACCGGCAGCGGCGGGCCGTGCGCTTCCGGCGCGGGATAGACCAGCAGCGGCGTTTGCGGCCACACGTGCGACCACGCCCGCGCCAGCCCCAGCGGGCGGGTCGTCGACACGCGCAGCTTGGGCAGGTCGAGCCAGCCGCGGCGGTGGGTGGCGATGCGCAGTTCGGCTTCGCCGGCGCCTTGCTCCAGGTCCAGCGGCGCCGGTTCGATCTGCGCGGCGATGCCGTCGTCCATGCGCAGGCCGCGGCGCACCCGGTCGGCCGGCGCGCGCACGTGCACGCGCACGCGCATCGCGCTGCCGGCCGGCACCGGCTCGGCGTCGACCGCGACGATGCCCAATCCCGACAACTGCAACTGCGCCGCGATCAGGCTCGCCAATCCGGCGCCGCCGAGCAGCAGCGCCAGCAGGAAGGCCGGATTGTTGTTGTAGTTCAGCGCGCCGAGGATCATCGCCGCCAGCAGCGCCGCATAGAACGCGCCGAAACCGGTCGGCAGCACGTAGATGCGGCGGCGGTCGAAGCGGACCGGCAGGGTTTCCGGCTGGCGCGGCCGGGTCCAGGCCTGCACGCGCAGGCGCCAGCGCCGCCACAGCCGGCCGGCGGCGGCGACGTTCGCGCGATCCTGATCGTCCTGGCCGGCCATCGCCGCGCTCAATCCACCGCCACGGCGTAGAGGATCGACTTGGCCAGATCGGCCGCGGCATCGGCCTCGGCGACCAGGCGATGGGTGGCGACCGCGGCGAACAGCGCCTGCACGTCCTCGGGCACCACGTGCGCGCGGCCGAGCAGCAGCGCGTACGCGCGCGCGGCGCGCAGCAGCGCCAGCCCGGCGCGCGGCGACAGGCCCACGCGCACGCCCGGATGCTTGCGGCTGCGCGCCAGCAGCGCCTGCACGTAAGCGATCAGCGATTCGCCGGCGTACACCGAATCGACCGCGCGGCGGATCGCCAGCACGTCCTCGCTCGACAGCACCGCGCGCGTCTGCGCGATCAGATGGCGGCGGTCGGCGCCGGCGAGCAGGTCGCGTTCTGCGGCTTCGTCCGGGTAGCCCAGGTGCAGGCGCAGCAGGAAACGGTCGAGCTGCGAATCCGGCAGCGGATAGGTGCCCGACAGATCGACCGGGTTCTGGGTGGCGATGACGAAGAACGGATCCGGCAGCGGATGGGTGCGCCCGTCGACGGTGACCTGATGCTCGGCCATCGCTTCCAGCAACGCGCTTTGCGTGCGCGGCGGCGCGCGGTTGATTTCGTCGGCGAGCAGCACCTGGGTGAACACCGGGCCGGGATGGAACTGGAACTGGCGCGAGGTCGGATCGAACACCGACACGCCGACCACATCGGCCGGCAACAGATCCGAGGTGAACTGCACGCGCTGGAACTCCAGCCCCAGCGTCGCGGCCAGCGCGTGGGCGAGGGTGGTCTTGCCCAGGCCGGGCAGATCCTCGATCAGCAGATGGCCGTCGGACAGCAGCGCGACGAACGCCAGCCGCACCGCCTGCGCCTTGCCCAGGACCAACGCGTTGACCTGCGCCTGGGCGTGTTCGAGGGCGCCGCGCAGCGCATCGGTTAGGATGATCACATCGTGG
Proteins encoded:
- a CDS encoding DUF58 domain-containing protein is translated as MWRRWRLRVQAWTRPRQPETLPVRFDRRRIYVLPTGFGAFYAALLAAMILGALNYNNNPAFLLALLLGGAGLASLIAAQLQLSGLGIVAVDAEPVPAGSAMRVRVHVRAPADRVRRGLRMDDGIAAQIEPAPLDLEQGAGEAELRIATHRRGWLDLPKLRVSTTRPLGLARAWSHVWPQTPLLVYPAPEAHGPPLPVGGGDQTVTRVHPSGDDVHHLRSYRPGDARRAIAWKHSARRDTLLVREYEQPLGADVELDWQRLHGLGQEARIARLARWVDEAERDGCRYRLSVPGHPALGPGNGAAHRHACLRALALLPHG
- a CDS encoding transglutaminase TgpA family protein is translated as MAESALSPFARPKPAAALESGVRRWALLAGASCLLPLLLQLPPTIAAVIAATGLGVGALSWRRAQPAWLRLVLVVALVGTVLVLARFSFGRDTGCALLAAMFAIKPAETYTLRDARSLIGFALFGPFATFLLDQGPLSLALGLAASVFALVALQRLAEIDTLAAPGQPRGPAPSARQQLWSVTRLIGIGLPLALAVFWLFPRLAAPLWGVPDRALARPGLSDRMAPGEMVDLMNDETVTLRARFNGAAPPTSQMYWRGPVLWHFDGRAWTQASWFRGLPAPPFQPSATVWDYELEVEPTDDRQFVALDLPLNAPDGSRLNHDYGIYARRPLNALSRWHLRSSAPRKFEMDLHPQLRRAALELPSGYNPRTLALAAQWRREAGSDDAAIAERALAMFHREFAYTLATPLLGRHSVDEFLFEQKAGFCEHFSSSFVVLMRAAGVPARVVTGYAGGYYNPVGGYWLVRRSDAHAWAEVWLQGRGWTRVDPTAAVAPERIYDTLADRAPGAGGLLGGIGAVTPLFNLGDWARRGWNDFVLGFDASRQERLLQPLGVDRLDGPRLIALFVLFASLAGAWMVWLSSRGERQRDPVLRAWRALDRRYRRLGLARAPHEPALAWAERVGKARPDLAVALLRLSQKFSDWRYAGSQAGRRDARELRNELVRALRAHRPGRTGEPR
- a CDS encoding Slp family lipoprotein — translated: MKLRLALLAAGVALLSACATAPQPLQGTFTALTPSDAAARDATGSLVRWGGRIVSVEPQSNRTCFEMISTRLGDTGRPYWATDDTGGRFLACRTGFYDPALFEKNREVTFTGRIAGYESRRIGEYDYRFPKLDAEVVYLWPVRQQVDVIERPAPWPWWGWW
- a CDS encoding histidine triad nucleotide-binding protein, whose product is MTDSTIFGKIIRRELPADIVFEDDDLIAFRDIAPQAPVHVLFVPKTPIATLNDLQPEQAAVVGKLAYAAAQYAKREGFAQDGYRVVMNCNEHGGQTVFQLHLHLLAGDHLGRFGTPR
- a CDS encoding AAA family ATPase, yielding MSAGKITANPANHDVIILTDALRGALEHAQAQVNALVLGKAQAVRLAFVALLSDGHLLIEDLPGLGKTTLAHALAATLGLEFQRVQFTSDLLPADVVGVSVFDPTSRQFQFHPGPVFTQVLLADEINRAPPRTQSALLEAMAEHQVTVDGRTHPLPDPFFVIATQNPVDLSGTYPLPDSQLDRFLLRLHLGYPDEAAERDLLAGADRRHLIAQTRAVLSSEDVLAIRRAVDSVYAGESLIAYVQALLARSRKHPGVRVGLSPRAGLALLRAARAYALLLGRAHVVPEDVQALFAAVATHRLVAEADAAADLAKSILYAVAVD